Within Romeriopsis navalis LEGE 11480, the genomic segment CCCCGGCACCCGCCCCGGCAGCTTGGTTCCAGTATTGGCCAAATTGGTCGTACTTTTGACGCTTCTCTGTGTCGGAGAGCACTTCGTAGGCTTCACTCACTTCCTTAAACTTTGCTTCCGCCGTTTTATCCCCTGGATTCACGTCGGGGTGATACTTCCGCGCTAGCTTCCGGAAAGCACGCTTAATATCGTCAGCATCGGCGGATTTGCTAACGCCAAGAATCGTGTAGTAGTCTTTGAAGTCTTTTCCGGCCACGGGTTTTGTTCCTTTGCCAAATCTCTATCTATATGATGCCTTGGCTCCGGGGGAATGGCTAGGTTGGGTCACGGAGGAATTCCCGAACCATCGCTGCGCCGGCGCGTGGATTTGCGGGATCAGCCAACACATGATGGCATCGTCACATCACAGTCTTCCCCCAAGCGCT encodes:
- a CDS encoding DnaJ domain-containing protein, encoding MAGKDFKDYYTILGVSKSADADDIKRAFRKLARKYHPDVNPGDKTAEAKFKEVSEAYEVLSDTEKRQKYDQFGQYWNQAAGAGAG